The Serinus canaria isolate serCan28SL12 chromosome 2, serCan2020, whole genome shotgun sequence genomic interval CCTCACCTGTAACCTCAGAAGCATCTTTGATGTCAAATTTACCTTTAACATCAGAGGCATCACCAGCTTCTAATTTACCTTTAACATCAGAAACATCTCCAATGTCTGATTTGCCTTTAACATCAGAAACATCTTCAGTATCTTCTGTTCTTCTAACTTCCGAAACATTTGTGACAAATAGTTTGCCTCTTCCATCAGAAATATCTCCAGTTTCTAATTCCCCAAGCAGTGAAAGACTTACTCTGCAACAAAGGAAATCACCGTGTTTGTTGGAGGACTCCCTTCCCACTCTGAAAGAAGAAAGCTCTGTCATTCCTAAGGTGGTTCAAGAAGATATTCTTGTTCAGCCAAAACAACTTCAGAGTGCCTCTGAAAATATGAAAGTTGGTCCACTAACAGTTATACCTGATACTTCAGTATTGGAAGAGTCCCAAAGCAAAAACCTCAGTCATCAGCCATGTAAGACACATTCTGAAACTGAGAAATCCTACATTGCATCCATCCCAGAACACACTCCTCCAGAGGtgatcaaaaataaaaatcacagtgtTCAGCAAAGAGGTGACAAGAAAGGTACACTCTTGCCCTCAGAGGTGTCTCTCTTATCAGAAGGATCACTTGGCAAAAATATCGAATTGCTTCCATCAAAGCCACATGATAAACTATATACCTCATCTCTAGAGAAAGCTGCGTTCTCTGAAGTGTGCAGAAGTAAATCTCACAAGCTCACAGGCAGCACCCAGAGTCGTCTAGAGAGTTCACATTCTTCCAAGTCTTTAGAACCCACAAAATCACCAGAAGcaagaaatgaaagcagagacCCAGAGATCccaaagaggaaaacagcagaacagCATGGTTTTGGAATCTGTAAAGAGAAGAGAGCTAGAATAGATGATGATCTGCCTAGTCGTAGTGCTTCATCAACAAGTCCATCTGATAAAGAACAGCCACCCAGAGAGGAGCCCCGAGTTCCACCCCTTAAGGTAAAGTAATGAATAAACAGGGTGGcttggaaacaaaatgtttattatGTCCCTCTGTGAACTGCATACAGGCACAGTACATGGTATATTTTTTGGGGATGTATAATGGTTGTTAGTACTGATGGTTTTGCTTTACTGTTACATTTCCACCATGCCAAATTACTTCTGATACAGATATATCTGCAGTTGTTCGGTAGGGGTTTTTGCTAAAAGATTGATTTTGTTTGTGGCAGAGCTCTCCAGGATCCATTGGTTTAATCCAATTCAAGATCTTCCCCATCAGTCACATGCAGCacttgtttttctaattttgtgCTTGTTCCCATCTGTATTTTGTGCTTGTTCTTCTGTGGATGTCTTCTTCAGCAAGCATGACTAATAAATGTTATCATAACCAGCACTTAGAAAAACAACCAGCACCCTAATCCAGCAAAAGAACCAAGAGCCAGAATAGTTGAAGATCCTTTTGCAAGCCCAAGGCTTGGGGTAGGCTGAAATATAAGGTTTCCCTGTAGAATTAACTGGAAACAGACCTATCGGGAGGAAGTAtctgatttttatatatatatatatagataccTTTGTTAATGGCAAAGCTAAGGGCAAAAAAATACACCACCTTAGCACACCTTCTGTGTGTATTATTCTGCTATATAAGAAAGTATATTTTAGTtgcaaagggtttttttcattacagagAGTTCTGTAGATTCAGTTATATATAGGCTCAGTGTTTTGGGCCTTTTAATTTCGTACTTGATGACATCAGCCAAGTTTAAGATCCAATTTACTGTATTTAAGCCATTGACTTTGCAATACTAATTCCTGATTATTCAGAAATGcccttttctgcatttatttttaacttttgcaGTCACTGAACATTGTTAATATGGCCAAGAGGGCAAATAGACTAATAGGCTTTAATCACTAGTGCAGAAGCATATttcagataatttatttttaagagcagTGATGCAATTGGAAGTTAGCTCCGTTCTTAGTTTAGTGATATTCTTTCATATTTGGAAGGTTCTATCTAGCCTAATAAATTCTAATAACTCTCTAAGCAGAAAGGAAATAGATCACTAGGGAATAAAGAAAGGTCATTActataataatagtaaaaaataaCCAAGTACTTAGAGCTCTAGGAGTTTTGGCAAAGTGGAAACTGAAAAGAGTTGCTGCTGAAACTGAAAGCAGAATGTTTTGAAGAATTGTGGGCAGTCAATTCTGGTATGctttttgtgtaaaaaaaattttgctcTTGAATCATCTCGCCAACAAACCCCTATAATTTGTAAttataggaggaaaaaagaaccCCAGTTCTTCTAAGTCATTCTGTTGTATGGCTGTCACTTCCCATCATATCTTATGGCTACTTTTTCTACAAATAACTACCTAGTTTTCTACTCAGTTCCTTTCAGAAGATAAGTCATAGTATTAACCACTAATTCCTATTGCTAGAGACAGCCAGTAGACATATGTCCATTTtaacaaatgaaattttttttccaaccttGGGGTATCCTGAGAGAGTGTATGAGTTACAAAGTGGTTCCAGGATTCTTAATCCTGAAAAACTATATGCCTAATTGGAAACATCCTAATAATTCCAGTGATTTTACAGGTTATTATTTTGCTGAAAGTGCTAGGTATTTAAATTTCCAATATTTGTGGGTTTACTATTTATAGTCTTGAggatttgatttaatttttgaagtGCAGTAATGTAAGAGTTGTCCAGGGATGTATTAAAGCAAGTCTCTTAAAAATgcaagggaggaaagaaaaggcataGTGATTATTTagtgatttatttcttttacacCTCTTAAATCTTCCATCATGGAAGTTGGAAAACAGGCTCAGTGGAGATACCACTGCATCCTGTCTAATGGCAAGATTTGTTGTCTGGTTTATAAGCAAAGCACAGGCTTAATCACTGGTGACCAAGGAGAAGGGCACTACATGATCGTTACTTTTTCACATGTTTGCAGGAAGGGGTTGCTTGCAGGTTCTTGTCCAGTATCACTGCGCAAGGCTTGCTGATCATCTCAGGTAGATGCACTGAATATACAACAGGTCTGACGAATTGTATCTGATAAGCATCATGTTGTCATCCAGTTCAATCTTTCTTCCTCTCAAAAGGATCAGTGTGAGTAGGCTAATATTGAAGCATAAATGTCATTAAGTTTTAGCAGGTTTTTGTTCACCTGCATTGAACAGTAATTCCTTTCATTACCTTTCTCTGACCCTTAAAGAGACAGCTGGTAATTTTAGTGAGTTGATGATCTCATTAaaatttactggtttttttttctttttctccctttagaTTCAGCTTTCAAAAATTGGACCACCTTTTATCATCAAGAGCCAGCCTGTTTCTAAACCAGAACCTCGAGTTTCCCCAAGTACATCAGTCAGCAGTGGGAGAAACACTGGGGCTAGAACTCTGGCAGATATCAAAGCAAGAGCTCAGCAAGCAAGAGCCcaaagagaagctgcagctgcagcagccgtggcagcagctgccagcataGTCTCTGGTGCAATGGGGACCCCATGCGAAGGTGGGAAGACAAGAACGCTGGCACACATCAAGGAGCAAACAAAGGCCAAGCTATTTGCAAAGCATCAAGCCAGAGCTCATTTACTCCAGACTAATAAAGAATCAAAGTCACAGTTCAGCTCAAAGGAAAGTAGTACCTCATCTCTGGAAATACCAACGACTACTGACACAAAGATTGAAGGTTCTACTGGTGTCATTATAGTTAATCCTAACTGCAGGTCCCCTAGCAACAAGTCTTCTCATCACCGTGAGACCACCACTTTATTGCAGCAGTCCCTTAACACAGCTACGTTACCAGAAACTGCTACTGAGATATCTGTGCACAGTTCTGATGAAAATATACCTGTGCCACAATTGtgtgagaaaattatttcatctaCCTCTACTGAAAGTAACAGTGTGCCAGTGCTTTATAATAAAAGTTcagtctctgtgtgtgtttgcagcacTGCTATGTCTGGAGCAATTAAAGAACTTTCTTTTGCAAGTTCTGTTGATAAATCCTCTGTGTTAATGTCTGTTGACAGCGCAAACACAGCAATTTCAGCCTGTAATATAAATATGCTGAAAACCATCCAAGGGGCTGATACTCCATGCATAACTGTTGGACCAAAATGTATTGATAACAGTACTGTACCAGTCTCCATAGACAACACAGTCTTATCAAACGCCATCGAGGAGAAAAGGTTGCCAGTACCCAGTAGCAATGTGAGTAACGCTGTCTCCAGTCATTATGCCACTGTGCCAGCTTCATCTATTGCAAGTAATTTGCCAAATCATCTCTCTGGTAGTTCTGTACTGATTCCCCCAGTGGGGGCTACCAACAGATTTCCTTCTGATAAGATAGCCATAACCAGGTGTAGCGAGCAGAGCACTGTCTCCATCCACACTACCGTCAGGTCAGCTTTAAGTTGCAGTGAGGCCCTTGCAGCAGCAGATTCTGTTGCAAGACCACCTATCTCAATGTTTACTGGTAACATGGTGACAATAAGCTCTTATGATAATGCTACTAAATTGAATGCTGATCTCTTAGAAAAAGGCTCTGGAGCACGAAACCGGATGGATCTGTCTGGTAAATGTCATCCACTGAGCTTTACACAAACTGCCATGAATAGGTCTATACCTTGTAAAGTCATTGTTGACCACACTACGAACCAGAATTCCAGTCTGTCACTTTCTTCCTCCATTGAAAACGTAGAGAACAGCATTGACCTGCAGAGCAGACCTGTAAGGACAGAAGCTGCCTTACAAAGTATAGCTTGTCCCCAGGTGTCTGTCATAAGCAGGCCTGAAGTGGTTGCTAATGAAAACCTTGAGCACAGTTCCAGCTTTGTCGCCATTACAGCAAAGCAAGACAGCAAAAACTTGCAGGCAGGTTGTTCAAGTCTTCGAGAAGTGCCTCTTGCTCCTCAAGATAAATTAATTGAGGTGGTTACTACCAGCCAAGGCTTTGCTGAGCAACTGAGAGGTCcttcagcactgaaaaatgAAGCCAATGCTGCCTGTGCCAATCAGTACAACACTAACAATAGAATCTGTTGGCGTGATGAGGAGGCAATGAATACAGACCAGCCAGTGGTCAGCCATCTTACCTCTGGTAAGCATAAGGAATTTGCAGAGCAAAACTGCTTGAAAAATGTCAAAAGCGAACCTTCCAGTTACACACAAATGTCAGAACTGCAATCCAGGAGTCTTTTGACAAGCATTGCTGTTCCTGTTAAACTGGAAACTAATGAGACTGACAAGTGCTTCAGGATGGACACCGAGGATTTTACAGGACCTGAAATGCCTGCCCAGACTGCAGAAATAGCCACGAGTGTGCAGCCACCACAGACCTCCAAGACATCCATCGCGGACTCCATGGAAGACTCCCTGTCCCTGACAACGGAAACCCTAAAGAGAGTTACGAGTGCCGGGGGCTCTAGCTGTCGCTTGTCCTCAGTGGAGGCCAACAATCCCTTAGTGACACAGTTACTGCAAGGCAATCTGCCTTTAGAAAAAGTGCTGCCGCAGCCCAGATCAGGAGCCAAACTAGAAATTAGCAGGCTTCCCTTGCCTTTGCAAACTACCTCAGTATGTAAAACAGTAGTGGCTGAGAGAAATATTGTTGAACATGCTTCCAACTCCCCTAATCCAGATGGTAAAGGATTTACAGCAGGCAGCATAGCCCCGCTACAAATCAGAAAGCGTGAAAACCATCCGAAAAAGAGGATGGCCAGGACTGTAGGGGAACATGCTCAAATTAAATGTGAGCCTGGGAAGGTGTCAATGGACACAGATGTTAAAGTGGCTCCTTGTGTAATTAGTTCCAGCATGAATCAGCTAGGGCACGGACAGCCATTTAAGCAAGAGTGGCTTAACAAACACGCCGTTCAGAGCCGGATCgctcacagcccagagatcAAGCAGCAGAAGAGACCGTTGCCTTCATGCAGTTTCCAGCAGAGCTTATTTCACATTGACAAAAATGGCAGCTTTCACGCAGAAGCCAGTACCTCACATAGACAGCATTTTTACCAAATGTCCATGGCTGCAAGAGGCCCCATTCCTACGGCAGCTTTGTTGCAAACTACTTCAAAAGGCCCACCTGGCTGCAACTCATTTGCTTTTAGCAGACACCTGGaacagaagggtttgggggaTGTGAATATTTCTACAGCAGCTCACCAGCTGAGGCTAGGAAGTGTGTTTTCCCCTAATATTCAAATTAAGGAAGGTGATGACATTGCCAGTGCCTCTCAAACTCTGCAGAGTAAAACATTAACgcatccccctgctccccctccgcccctgccacctcctccccctcctcacccAAATGCCGAAGTCCCCTCTGATCAAAAACAACCGACAGTTACTATGGAAACCACTAAAAGACTTAGTTGGCCTCAGCCAGCAAGCATCTGTAGCAATATAAAATCTGAACCTATTTCTTTTGAGGAAGGTTTAAGCAGCAGCTGCGAACTGGGCATGAAACAAGCTTCCTATGATCAGAACGAAGTGAAAGAACAGTTAAAAgtgtttgcattaaaaaatgcagatttctcTTCCTATTTACTTTCTGAGCCACAGAAGCCTTTTACCCAACTTGCTGCTCAGAAAATACAGAcgcagcacccacagcagcagcagcagcagcagctctgtggaaattATCCAACAATACACTTTGGTAGCACAAGTTTCAAAAGGGCAGCATCTGCAATTGAGAAATCGATTGGGATTTTAGGAAGTGGTTCAAACACTGCCACAGGCCTGTCTAACCAGAACGCGCAGATCCCGGTTCAGAAATTTGCTGACAGCAGCAACGCCGATGAGCTGGAACTGAAAtgctcctgcaggctgaaaGCCATGATCGTGTGCAAAGGCTGCGGAGCCTTCTGTCATGATGACTGCATAGGGCCTTCCAAACTGTGTGTAGCTTGTCTGGTGGTGCGGTAGGAGCTCAGTCAAAGATGCAGTATCCCTTATAAATGTGGGAGAGCAGGacaaaggaacagagaaatCAGAACAGTTTAGGCCACTAATGGTTTGCAATTAgtggattgatttttttttaaaacttttttgttttgttttgttttgttggtttttttttttgttgttgttcttgttggtttggtttggtttgttttttgttttttttttctcctacatGGTGCTTTCAGAACTTAGTTATTCTGCCTGAGTGCCATTTtctgggaagaagaggagaCCTGTAgaagtagtttaaaaaaaagatagcCTTGGTACTGAGGCATCTATGAGCTCTTGCTgtgctaaaaagaaaaagaaaaatgcattaatgCATATAATTCATAGCTTCTATTTATTTGCACAAAGTGCAGCACATTTTTTCTCCACTGTTTGATATTTGATATGAGCTGCAGGTTAAAGATCGGTGGAAGAATAGCACTGTAAGAAGTGGAGTAACTATGCAGAATGAATAACACACTGAATAGCAGCTGGTGTGAGCGGGGTAGTGGCAAGGTGTGGGGTGCCGACCATTGTAGATTCTAAGTCAGTTTGCAGTCTTTCTGCTGACAAGATTGttttcttcaattttctttcaCTATCTAGGGCTAAAATATAGTCACTTCACCtaacaaaagaaatttgaaagagGAATTTAGATGGTTAGAGAAGTTTCCTTATGTGCCTGCCAGGGACTGTGGAACTCAAATCTTACTCATCATCGCTTTTTTATTGATTCCTTGAGAAAGATTTGTGGTGAGTTAGCGGGACCAGCACTGGAAACACATTGGCTTCTGTAGAGTCTGGAGAAGGTAGCTTCTCTACTGGAGATTAgaaatctcttttctcttcctgtttctcACTCAAATGctctttatttgtatttgtctCTCTAATCTGTCCACTAGGTTTGTCAGTTccaaatatatataaaagtaaGGTCAGACATAGGTCATTGGTTCTCGAGGTTGTAGTCTTTTTGTGGTCTAAAAATGATGCATTCTTCTAATGAGTGAATAAGGAAAGATTTTAATTGCATATTGGTTGAATGTTagattataatttctttttcctcttatgTGAGTTACTCTATTTAAATAACATCTGAGAGTTCTGCCATTTAAAGTAATTCTTAGAAGTACTTacaagactgattttttttctctcaaagaaaGTCAGACCCGTTTTAGAAATTTGGAagcaaagtgtatttttaaaagggatACTGCATCTTTAAAGTAACCTTCAGTAGTTATCCAGTACTGTATTTACATTCAGGACTATAGCTGCATTCCAGATGTGCTAGCCACCataacagcagaaaagagaaacgGTGATTTTGGAGTCCTATTCacctaaaaggaaaatattataaagGGATAAAGCACATGCAGTTGCTGGGGAGATAAAAACACCTTGGGTTTTTCTTTACTCCCACTTCAAGAACACAACATGTGGAGTTCAAGTCACCTGCCAACATGTGGTTGGGTCTGCCCAAATGTCAGCATCAAgagaaacaggttttttttttaccatcaCAGCAGAACCTCACTAATCCAAAGACCTTACAGCCTGCCcaagaaaactgattttccttGCACAGTGTTAAGAGAGCAGTGTAGTAAAAATGTGTGAGATGTAAGACTGCTTGGTTTCATCGTGCAGTGAACTGTTGCATTCTGAAGTACTAATGTGAATGATAGAGCTACATTTAGGAAATGAAAGGTATGCTGTATTTCAGAGCATACTTTTTTTGTCTGATCTTTGTTTGTGTGCTTTTCATCAGCTGTAACCGGTCTTCCTGACTTGAGGGCATATTAGTGAGGTTCTGCTGAAGGAAGGAaccatatttattttcttgcgGGACCATTTTCACAAACATGATAAATACCGTTTGTTGTCTTAAAAGTGAGCTGGAATATCTACAACATACATTCCTGTCATAGGAAGCTCTATGGTGCACCTTGATGTTCTCTTTTATTGTAATTAGCAACATATCTATATTATTTTTGACACTGTGTGGTACGAAGGCCATTTGTAATAACTAACAAATTTGTTGCTGATacaataatactttttttttctatacaaAAGTGCTCCTTAATATGACATGTGAACTAAGGAACGGCTTCTCAGCACTTTCAGGTCTTCTGGTAGGAAAATAAGCCAGCCAAGCAAAAACCTAAAAGTAACCAAGTGAAAATTAGCATCCACTGCTATGCCAGCTGCTGGTGAAACAGCAACTGGGCAAAACTCATGAGTAAGCATGAGTGTAGTCAGTTAATGTATATCAGATTCATAGTTGAGGAGCCTTTGTATTGGAATTGTATTGCATTGTATTTATACTTGGTAGAGCTAGGatcttctatttaaaaaaaaagaaaaaaaaaaaagagagcaacCAGTCTTAGACTTCTATTTACCTATGTTTATATAAGCCTGCTGGGAATCCTTATTTCTAGCTCAGGTTTTCCTGTCCACAGCACATAAGTCAATATTTGTTTGGTCTTGCATCTTGAAATAGTTCTTGTATTGACTGAcataatacagaaataaattccGGCCACAGCatagttttcctttgtttgaaGGGTAAGAGTGTGACTAATGTGGTAGGTCACTCATTCATGTCATGTTGTCATTTTTGTATCAGGATTGCAACTTGCATGTGTGAGGTCAtgataaaatgtattttaaatggcaTTAGACTGGATGGTGCTATGTTACATTACACAACTGACCAAACTCTTCCATAGTGCAGTTCCACTCCTTTCTTTTTGGAGTCATTGGAGATGCACCAGGAATAAATTCAAGCAATTAGTTAGCAACAGTGGTGAAGTGTTGTTACAGATTAGGTTTAGGGTATGAAAATACTCAAAAGCAACCACGGTGATGTGAGAGCCTGATTGAATCCTAGCGTGACTGAAAACCTTACGTGGATTTAGGTATCACACAAATGCCTAGGGAAGAGTGACCCTAGGCCTTTGGTAAGACCACAGTCACATTTAGACATTAATTTTGAATTACTCcttttgtgtttgttgttttattgTTCAGGTTTCAGGCTCAGTGTCATTGTGTTTTCTGATGACCATGCCATTTGCACCGTGGGTTGTTAATAGTTTATGCACTGAAAAGTGGTGGAAGAATTGCTTAAGAAcacactgctctgtgtttgtgtgtacGTACGTATGTGTCCCAATGTCCAGCATGTataatttacctttttttttttttttaatctcaaaaaTTGTCCCCCTACTCCTACCCCTGGAGCAGCACTTTTGGGTGAGAGGGAGAAAcgcttttttctttcctccctctttgttgttttaattGCATACCTGTGAGATATGCAGATAACGTTAGGGCATTTGCAGTGAGTGTGTTTGCGTGTTTCTGTTCCGAAATAATTTTCCAAGCAGAAACTCCCTTtgaaataatgttaaaaaaatagttaaGAAATGGTGAACTGGATGCTCCctgtttgcattttatttatctgCTGAGATCTAGTACATGAAATagcatttaaaagacaaaaataaaggtTGAGCCATAAAGGAAAAGGTATATTCTCTGTACTATAGACTTTCTTCTTGAGGGTGGTGCATGTTGTCAGGGTAAGCTACAGAACGTGCAGATGGTTTTTCAGGGCCCTGCAATTCCTTGCACAGTTTTTAAGCTGGTGCATATGGTGCTTTATAATGCaatttctgaagtaaaattaCCTTATGCTGCACCCCCTTCCCCTTATGAACACACGCACAATTTCAGAATCGTTATTGTAGCCTCTGGTTTAGCAGTTTCTCCAAGGTGTGGTGAAGTACCAGGATAAACACTCGAGATGAGCTGAGAAGTGTCACCCAAAGGGATCATTTTAGCTGACGCACATGAAGGGCCCTGCTCTGAACACTGAATGACTTCTGCAGTCTCCTGGCAGCAGCGCAGGGCTCATCTTCGcggctctgcagagcactggggGGGAAGCAGCGAAATATTCAGTGGCTTTATCATGGACCTGTGTGGCTAAATGTTTCTGAATCTACGAAATCCTGTTGTCTTCGGTCATCATGCTTTGTCACTGTAAAACCAAcgaaaagtaaaaaaaagcattttttagtCTAATTTAAGGAGTTGCTTCTTTTATAGCACATAATATTTCGCTTTGTACTATATTTGATAGTTAAAGAATAATTTAGTCCGTAGAATAACTTTGTTGTATTTGTACTGTTCATGAATGTTACAAGAAAAGTGCTTTACTTTGTTGCCATAATTCTCTTGTactgctgtaaaatattttttctgctttatggAAACTTAACTCAGTTCACATTTTCAGTAcagggttttttgtgtgtatgtaattttttttttgtcagtatTCTGAATGTTTACATCTGTTCAACATTAGCCATTCTATGCCTTTATTGGGCAGTATTACTCCTGCAGTATAACAGCAATGTGAAATCCACTCGTACCTAACATGCAtgagaaatacagatttattgGGGAGATCCCTAACGTGCATAGTTACTTTTTCTATCTGCATTCAGTGAAGTAAATACCCTCCTTCAGTCCTCTACCAAAGAAAATGTTATCCCCACAGGACAAGCTCAGAAAGTGGTTCTCTGAATTTTCAGAAGGGGGTGTAGTTGGTTTCAGCAAGATTGCTACAGTTTAATGCTGTTATGCTTTGCTTTGTTACCCCACCAGACTGGGTGAAACAAGCATTTTAGcaattttttgtgtttcaagACAGTGTTTTGTTTAGAATTCAGGGATCATGCTTTCTTTAATGgtgctgtttgttttattatttttttttaagaaaacaaccTTTTGTTGCCTACAGAAATGACCATTCACAAAAccataaattaaataaaataatttgtcttcataactttcctccctttccttccccccttccctgtcccttgaAAATAACAACTTGGGcttcaatattaaaatattctggaaaaaaaaataaagagataaaataatatttgtcatttgtttatttattttatgttcagTGCCTTAGGCAGGAGATCCTCCTTGTGCACATCTGTTGTATGTACAGGTTGGTGAACTAGAAATAGGAGAGAGAAGTCAGCCCTttgtaaaggatttttcagttAAATGATGTAAGGGACAGTTTGAATGAATTCTGATGTAATTCGAGCATTAATCATCTTATACTGGTAAAATGAAACTAGGTGTTGTGTACTAAGTTGTTTAAGTAGAATAGTTGGTGAATGAAAGTGATTATCTTACCTCAGGTAGTTTATGCTGGGTGTATTTTAGTGCTTTGCCTCCGTCTGCAACCCCGTCCAGAACATCCTTCACAACAATAACCATCCCAGCATGCACTTCCCTGATTTCCCATtcccacagcagaaaaaattaaatgtccATAGTGCATGAAAGGCAACCAGTACAAGTTATATCCCTCAAAGCAGGTATTTCCTAAGGTCTGGAAGGCCTTTCTGAGATGGAAATTCAGTAGCCATtatattaaatgtaaaaaaccaCAACATTTTCATCATGTTAATCTGCA includes:
- the ASXL3 gene encoding putative Polycomb group protein ASXL3 isoform X4; translation: MAGRLHNGEKKLGEQEFQQKLFREYMHCPKAGCTALRQQQKRRNGVSMMVNKTVPRVVLTPLKVSDEQSDSPSGSESKNGEADGSDKEMKHGQKSPTGKQTSQHLKRLKKSGLGHLKWTKAEDIDIETPGSILVNTNLRALINKHTFASLPQHFQQYLLLLLPEVDRQMGSDGVLRLSSSALNNEFFAYAAQGWKQRLAEGEFTPEMQLRIRQEIEKEKKTEPWKEKFFERFYGEKLGMSRGESKKLTAVQNNDEDESNSLCRSSGTPGPSKQATFEDQEEKGAKVQPLPERDYSPSHCSMEQAPVKDLTADSEDILIPEESVIQEEIAEEVETSICECQEENHKPEHEFSEESVSPAGTNEETEAVQLADSTESCVMMNDVTDTVSRIEMKVELKSECPQEEMSVVIDQLEDCISPARSASSTNSVSGTAEKDSESAKELIVPEMQSAALEGSLFTGGGIAVDMELQSDPEEQLSENACISETSFSSGSPEVCIASPGGDTQSTSEEPCTPASLETACSSEVSSSENIEGDIQQKASDENLNTPLMSEISPMSTSPVTSEASLMSNLPLTSEASPASNLPLTSETSPMSDLPLTSETSSVSSVLLTSETFVTNSLPLPSEISPVSNSPSSERLTLQQRKSPCLLEDSLPTLKEESSVIPKVVQEDILVQPKQLQSASENMKVGPLTVIPDTSVLEESQSKNLSHQPCKTHSETEKSYIASIPEHTPPEVIKNKNHSVQQRGDKKGTLLPSEVSLLSEGSLGKNIELLPSKPHDKLYTSSLEKAAFSEVCRSKSHKLTGSTQSRLESSHSSKSLEPTKSPEARNESRDPEIPKRKTAEQHGFGICKEKRARIDDDLPSRSASSTSPSDKEQPPREEPRVPPLKIQLSKIGPPFIIKSQPVSKPEPRVSPSTSVSSGRNTGARTLADIKARAQQARAQREAAAAAAVAAAASIVSGAMGTPCEGGKTRTLAHIKEQTKAKLFAKHQARAHLLQTNKESKSQFSSKESSTSSLEIPTTTDTKIEGSTGVIIVNPNCRSPSNKSSHHRETTTLLQQSLNTATLPETATEISVHSSDENIPVPQLCEKIISSTSTESNSVPVLYNKSSVSVCVCSTAMSGAIKELSFASSVDKSSVLMSVDSANTAISACNINMLKTIQGADTPCITVGPKCIDNSTVPVSIDNTVLSNAIEEKRLPVPSSNVSNAVSSHYATVPASSIASNLPNHLSGSSVLIPPVGATNRFPSDKIAITRCSEQSTVSIHTTVRSALSCSEALAAADSVARPPISMFTGNMVTISSYDNATKLNADLLEKGSGARNRMDLSGKCHPLSFTQTAMNRSIPCKVIVDHTTNQNSSLSLSSSIENVENSIDLQSRPVRTEAALQSIACPQVSVISRPEVVANENLEHSSSFVAITAKQDSKNLQAGCSSLREVPLAPQDKLIEVVTTSQGFAEQLRGPSALKNEANAACANQYNTNNRICWRDEEAMNTDQPVVSHLTSGKHKEFAEQNCLKNVKSEPSSYTQMSELQSRSLLTSIAVPVKLETNETDKCFRMDTEDFTGPEMPAQTAEIATSVQPPQTSKTSIADSMEDSLSLTTETLKRVTSAGGSSCRLSSVEANNPLVTQLLQGNLPLEKVLPQPRSGAKLEISRLPLPLQTTSVCKTVVAERNIVEHASNSPNPDGKGFTAGSIAPLQIRKRENHPKKRMARTVGEHAQIKCEPGKVSMDTDVKVAPCVISSSMNQLGHGQPFKQEWLNKHAVQSRIAHSPEIKQQKRPLPSCSFQQSLFHIDKNGSFHAEASTSHRQHFYQMSMAARGPIPTAALLQTTSKGPPGCNSFAFSRHLEQKGLGDVNISTAAHQLRLGSVFSPNIQIKEGDDIASASQTLQSKTLTHPPAPPPPLPPPPPPHPNAEVPSDQKQPTVTMETTKRLSWPQPASICSNIKSEPISFEEGLSSSCELGMKQASYDQNEVKEQLKVFALKNADFSSYLLSEPQKPFTQLAAQKIQTQHPQQQQQQQLCGNYPTIHFGSTSFKRAASAIEKSIGILGSGSNTATGLSNQNAQIPVQKFADSSNADELELKCSCRLKAMIVCKGCGAFCHDDCIGPSKLCVACLVVR